The Candidatus Methylomirabilota bacterium genome includes the window TGGAGCTGGCCGTCCTGGCCACGCTGTTCTCCGTGCTGCTCGGTGTGCCCACCGGGGTCATCAGCGCGGTTCGGCAGGACACCGCCCTCGATTACGGGTTGCGCATCTTTTCGCTGGCCGGTCTCTCCATGCCGGCTTTCTGGCTCGGCATGGTCATCATCTTGGCGCTCGTCGCCTGGGTTGGCTGGATGCCGCCGCTGACGTATATGTCGCCCACCGAGAACCTCAAGGTGCACCTGGTGCAGTTCCTCCTGCCCGCGCTCGCCGTCGGGTACCGGTTCTCGGCCCTCATGATGCGGATCACCCGCTCGGCCGTCCTGGAGGTGATGCGCGAGGACTACATCCGGACGGCGTGGGCGAAGGGGCAGAGCGAGCGGGTCGTGATCTGGCGGCACGCGCTGAAGAACGCCATCCTGCCGGTGGTGACCGTCATCGGCCTCGAGTTCGCCTTCCTCATCGGCGGCCTCGTGGTCACCGAGACCGTGTTCAACCTCCCGGGGGTGGCGAGGTTCCTCGTGCAGGCGATCCTCTGGCGCGACTATCCGATCGTTCAGAACCTGGTGATGTTCACCGCCATCGTGGTGATCCTGACGAATCTGGTGGTGGACCTGCTCTATGGGTGGCTCGACCCGCGGGTGCGCTATGCCGACTAGTGCCGGTCCAATTAACTTCGCCATACTTCGTTCTCGGACTCACGCAGGCTCGCCTCGCGTGCCGAGCACGCTGCGGCTTCGCACGACTGTTCGCAGGCTCGCCTCGGACGGGCGGGGCCCAGCCCGCCGCCGTCCTGCGGCTCGCACTCCCACGCCGGTCCTCGACGTACAACCGCGTACGCCTCAGTTGTCGCTCCTCGCCGCCTCGCATCTGGGCCGGTTTGCTCGCCCGGCGGTGAGGCTCACCGCTCGTCGCTCGTATGGCGACTAAGCCCGTCGTCGCCGAGACCGGCCTCGAGCTCATCATCGCCGCCCCGCGGGTGGCCGAGCCGATCGGGACCTGGACGGCCATCGGCCGGTTCTGTCGCAAGAAGCCGCTGGGCGCCGCCGGGGGCGTGCTCATGCTGCTGCTGGTGGTGAGCGCCCTGTTCGCGGAAGTCCTGGCGACCCACGATCCCATCGCCACCGACGCCGCCAACACGCTGGCGCCGCCCAGCGCAGGCCACTGGCTGGGCAGCGATCACCTCGGGCGCGACATCTACAGCCGCATCGTCCACGGCGCGCGGGTGTCGCTCGTCGTCGGGGTGATGTCGACCCTGCTGGGATCGGTGCTGGGCGGCATCATCGGGTTGCTGTCGGCCTACTTCGGCGGGAAGACCGATCTCATCTCGCAGCGCGTCCTCGACATCCTCCAGGGGCTGCCGCTGCTGGTGCTGGCGCTGGTCATGTCGGCCGCGCTGGGCCCGGCCATCCACAACGTCGTCATCGCGATCTCCGTGCCGATCATCCCCCGCGCCGCCCGGGTGATCCGCTCGAGCGTGCTGTCGATCCGCGAGATGCAGTACGTGGAGGCCGCCCGCGCTCTCGGCGTCCGCCACCTGCGGATCGCGTTTCGCCACATCCTCCCGAACACGATCGGCACCTTCATCGTGCTGTCGACTGCCCAGCTGGGAGGCGCCGTCCTGGTGGAGGCGACGCTCTCGTTCCTCGGGCTCGGCGTCCCGGAGCCCTATCCGTCGTGGGGCCGCATGCTGTCGGTGTCGGCCGCGGAGTACGCGCAGAAGGCGCCCCACCTCGTGCTCTTCCCGGGAATGGCCATCAGCCTCGCCGTCTTCGGCTCCAACCTACTCGGCGACGCCCTGCGCGATACACTGGATCCCCGCCTGCGGGGGCGGTAGGGAGGTGGCGCCGGCGCGGCACCCCGCGCTTCCGGAGGGACACGGAGCGGACATGAAGCATCGGAAGCCGGATTCCAGCCGGGCCAGGGCGGGCCGCAAGGCCGGCCGCCCCGGCCCTGACGAAGGAGCACAGTCATGAAGATGTACGTGGCCGGTCAATGGACCGACAAGCCCAACACGATCGAGGTCCACAACCCCTACGACAACTCCGTCCTCGACACGGTGCCGCGGGCGGACAAGAGCGACGTGGAGCGCGCGCTCCGGTCGGCCGAGCGCGGCGCCCGGGTCATGGCCAAGCTCTCGGGCTACGATCGCTGGAAGATCCTCCGGAAGGCGGCGGAGCTGATGGCCGCCCGCCAGGAGGACCTCGCCCAGACGATCTCCGAGGAAGAGGGGAAGGTCATCGCCGAGGGCCGGCTCGAGGCCAACCGCGCCTTCGAGACCATCATGGGCTCGGCCGAGGAGGCCAAGCGCCTGCACGGCCAGACGGTGCCGCTCGATGGCGCGCCCGGCGGGGCCGGGAAGTTCGGGGTGACGATTCGCGTGCCCTGCGGCGTCGTGGTGGCCATCAGTCCCTTCAACTTCCCGCTGAACCTGGTCTGCCACAAGGTGGGCCCGGCGCTGGCGGGCGGCAACGCGGTGGTGCTGAAGCCCGCCACCGACACGCCGCTCTCGGCGCTGAAGCTCACCGAGATCCTGCTGGAGGCGGGCGTGCCGCCCGAGGGCATCAACACGCTCACCGGCTCGGGCGGCGAGATCGGCGACCTGCTGGTCACCGACCGGCGGGTGCGCAAGATCACTTTCACCGGCAGCCGCGACGTCGGCGAGCGCATCTGCAAGCAGGCCGGCATCAAGCGCGTCACCATGGAGCTCGGCAGCAACGCGCCCGTCATCGTGATGCCGGACGCCGCCCTGGACAAGGTGGCGGCGGCGGTGGCGGCCACGGGCTACGCCAACGCGGGCCAAGTCTGCATCTCTACCCAGCGCGTGCTCGCCGCCGGCAAGGTCTACGGGGACTTCCTCGACGCCCTCCGCCCCAAAGTTCAGGCGCTCAAGGTCGGCAACCAGCTCGACGAGACGGTGAAGGTGGGGCCCATGGTCCGCGAGCGGGAGGCCGTCCGCGTCGACGAGTGGGTGAAGGAAGCGGTGGCCAGCGGCGCCCGGCTCGTCACCGGCGGCAAGCGGCAGGGGGCCCTCTACGAGCCCACCATCGTCGCCGACGTGAAGCCCGAGATGCGGATCTCCCGCGACGAGCTGTTCGGCCCCGCGGTCGCCGTCACGCCGTTCGGTGACATCGACGAGGCGATCGCGCTGGCCAACGACTCGAACTACGGGCTGGCGGCCGGCATCTTCACCGAGAATCTGGAGTGGGCGTGGAAGTTCGCCCGCGAGGTGCAGTCGGGCAACCTGCACATCAACTGGGGCCCGCAGTGGCGCGCGGATCTCATGCCGTACGGCGGGCTCAAGGAATCCGGCTTCGGCAAGGAGGGCCCCGCCTACGCCATCGAGGAGATGACCGAGCTGAAGATGGTCGTGTTTCACCTGTCCTCCTGAGGAGAGCGTTGATGTCCAGGGATGAGCTCTGCTGGCTGTCGGCTACCGGGCTGGCGGCCCAGATCCGGAAGAAGAAAGTCTCGCCGGTGGAGGTCGTCGATGCCGTGCTCGATCGGATCGACAGGATCAATCCCAAGCTGAACGCGTTCGTGACCCTGACCGCCGACGAGGCCCGCCAGGCTGCCAAGCTGGCCGAGCGTCAGCTCATGAGGAAGGGGGCGAAGCTCGGCCCGCTGCACGGCGTGCCGTTCTCGGTCAAGGATCTCGTCATCACCAGGGGCGTGCGGACGACCTTCGGCACGTCGCTCTACCGCGACAACGTCCCCACCGAGGACGCGCCGATGGTCGAGCGCATGAAGGCCGCCGGCGGCATCATGATCGGCAAGACCAACACGCCGACCTTCGGCTGGATCGGCGCCACGCACAATCTGCTCTTCGGCGTCACCCGCAACCCCTGGAACCTCGACCGCACGCCGGGCGGCTCGAGCGGCGGCGCCTCGGCGGCCGCCGCCGCCGGGCTGGGGCCGCTGCACATCGGCACCGACGGCGGGGGCTCGATCCGTATCCCGGCCTCCTGCGCCGGGATCTTCGGCTTCAAGCCCTCCTACGGGCGCATCCCGACCTACCCGGTCAGCGGCGCCTGGAGCCTGTCGCACATCGGCCCCCTGACGCGGACGGTGGCCGACGCCGCGCTGATGACGCAGGTCTGCGCGGGCCCCGACGAGCGCGATCAGTACTCGCTGCCGGCGGCGCGGGTGGACTACGTCAAGGCGCTGCGCTCCAGCCTGAAGGGCTGGCGCGTGGCCTGGAGCGCCGACCTCGGCTTCGTGGAGGCCCTCGATCCCGAGGTCCGCGCGGTGTGCGCCACGGCCGCGAAGGCCTTTCGGGAGCTGGGATGTCGCGTCGAGGAGGTCACGCCCGCCTGGCCGTCGCCGCGCGAGTGCTGGGAGCAGCTCTTCTGCGGCGGGATCGCCACCCGCATGGCGCCTTACATGAACCGGCGCGACGAGATCGAGCCGGGTTTGGTACGCCTCATCGAGGCGACGCTGAAGAACCCGCCGACGCGCTTCGTGCAGGCGTGGTTCGACCGTCTGGCCTGGTGGCAGCACCCCCGGGCCTTCTTCGAAAAGTACGATCTGCTGCTGACGCCGACGATCGCCTGCCCACCGTTCAAGGTGGGGCTCGACAACCCGACCGAGATCGCCGGCAAGCCGGTGTCCGCGTACGCCTGGATCCCCTTCACGTTCCCGTTCAACTGCACGGGCCAGCCGGCGGCGTCGGTGCCGTGCGGGTTCACCAGGGACGGCCTGCCCATCGGGCTCCAGATCGTCGGGCGCCGCTACGACGACGCGTCGGTCCTGCGCGCCTCGGCGGCCTTTGAGCGCGTCCGCCCCTGGGGGGCCCGGCGCCCTCCCATCGGCTAGGAGCGTGTCGGAGTAACCGCCGCTTTCGAGCGCCGGCTTCGCCGGCGCAATCCGTTCTGGGGGAGGCCTCGGAGGGGGCCGTCGAGGCCCCCTCCGAGGATCTAGTGCCGGTCCAATTAACTTCGCCATACTTCGTTCTCGGTCGGCGCCGGTCCTCGACGTACAACCGCGTACGCCTCCGGCCGGCGCCTCCCTCGGGGCCACTGAAGCGTCGCTTCGCAGCGGCGACCGCTGCTCAGCTCCTCCTGCGGGGCCTCGTCTGGCTCGTTACTTGGACCGGCACCCGGCAGGGCACCCGTTGGGGCAGCGCCGGAATTAGCTGGAGGCGCACTAGCAGGCCGTCGGGGAATAGCGCGAGCTCACCGCGCCCGCTTTCCGAGCGCCGGCGAAGCCGGCGCACCCTTGGGGGTGGTTCGGATTGTCAGGCCGAGGCCGGGCGGTGTCAGCATCGGGACTCACCACAACGTTGGACATTGACGCGCCCGCGCCGTGATCAGACGCTGCGCGCATGTCGCTCGCCGACTTGCTCGCGTCGCTCGCGGTGCTGGGGCTCGTGATGGGAGCCACCCTCACGTTGCTTCAGCAGGGACTGCGGATGTACGCGGCCGGTGTGGCCCGTGTCGAGTCGCAGCAGAGCGCCCGTATCGCGCTGGAGCGGATGGCCCGAGAGATCCGCCAGGCCGGATACGGCGCCAGCGGCGCGTCGTTTCCCGCGATCTCGGTCGCCGAGCGTTCGCGCATCGTGATCCATCTCGACCTGGACGGCGACGGGGCCAGCGCGGGCAGACGGGAGACGATCACCTGGCTCCTGGCCAGCGGCGTCCTGCGGCGCAACGCCGGCGGCGGCGCTCAGCCGATCGTCAACGGCGTGCGCGACCTCGAGCTGACGTACCTCGACGCCCGCGGCCACCCGACCATGACGCCCGACGAGATCCGCGCCGTCGCCATCGTGTTGACGACCGAGCCCGATCGCCCGGCGGCGGATCCGGCTCGTCGCGTGGCGACGACGATCGCCACCCAGGTGCGCCTGCGCAACCGCTGATCCTGGCCCCCGGGGGGGGTAGAATCGGGGCCATGAAGGCGTTTCGCCTTCCCGCGCTCGCGGTCGTCCTGCTCGTCGTCGTCGCCTGCCAGACCGTCCCCGTCACCGGCCGCAGCCAGATCATGCTGCTACCCGAGAGCCAAGAGATCCAGATGGGGCTCACCGCTTACCGGGAGGTGCTCAGCAAGGCCACGGTCTCAGGCGATCCCGCGCTGAACGACCAGGTCACCCGCGTGGGCCGGCGCATCGCCGAGGCGACGGGACGCCGTGACTACCAGTGGGAGTTCAAGGTGCTCGAGAGCAAGGCGGTGAACGCGTTCGCGCTGCCGGGCGGTAAGGTGGCCGTCTACACGGGCATCCTGCCGATCACGCGCGACGACGCCGGACTGGCGGCGGTGCTCGGCCACGAGGTGGCCCACGCGATCGCGCGCCACGGCGGTGAGCGCATCAGCCAGACGCTCCTGGTGCAAACGGGGCTCGCCGCTACGCAGGTGGCGCTGGCCCGCCATGACCCGCAGACCGTGCAGAGTGTCGCGTCGCTGCTGGGCGCCGGCGCCGCTGTCGGATTGCTCCTGCCCTGGAGCCGGGGCCAGGAGTCGGAAGCCGACCACCTCGGCCTCGTCTACATGGCCAAGGCGGGCTATCACCCGTCGGCCGCGCGCGACCTGTGGGTGCGCATGGCGGAGGCCGGCCGCGGCCAGCCGCGGCCCCCGGAGTTCCTTTCGACCCATCCGTCCCCCGAGACGAGGATCCGCCAGATCGAGGCCTGGATCCCGGAGGCGCTCCGCTACTACCAGCCTCGCTGAGGGAGGTCCGGGGGCCCCACCTGAGGGGGAGCACCCCGGTGGGAAACCCTACAGGTTGGCGGCTGCGGCCCTGTCCTGAATTTCCTTAAAAAATCGTGTGTTTTTCCCTTGACAGGCCTTTTTGGCAAATGTAACCTCGCCACTCAAGTGGGGCAAAGTGGGATGAAGTGGGTGTCCCAGTCTCACCAGGGAGCCATGTTCAGGGGCCGCTATCAGCACACGATCGATCCGAAGGGGCGGTTGAGCGTGCCGGCCAAGTTCCGGGACGAGCTCGCCCAGTACGACGGCAGGCTCATCGTCGTGCCGAACGAAAACTCGCTTGAGGTGCACCCGCTGGAGGAATGGGAGCGCCTCGAGGGCAGGATCAGCGAGCAGTCGCAGTTCGACCCGGAGGTGCGGAAGCTGGGACGGCTCTACATCTCGCGCGCGAAGGAGGTCGCCCTCGACAACGTGGGTCGGATTCTCCTCCCGCCCGACAGCCGGCAGCAGGCGGGCCTGGTGAAGGACGTGACGCTGCTGGGGCCGGGCCGCCGGTACTTCGAGGTGTGGGATCGCCCGCGGTTCGACGAATACGAGCGGACGAACGGCGACGGGCTGCCCTCGCTGTTCGAGCGGTTGTCGCAACTGGGGGTATAGCGGTTCACATCCCCGTCCTCACCGACGAGGTCGCGTTCCTCCTGCGACCGCGGCGCGAGGGCTGGGTGATCGACGGGACGGTGGGCATGGGTGGACACGCAGAGGCGCTGTTGGCGACGAGCACGGGGGGCGTCCGGCTGCTGGGGCTGGACGTCGATCCCGAGGCGCTCGTCCGGGCGGCCGCGCGTCTGCAGCGGTTCGGGGACCGGGTGCGTCTGACCCGCGCCAACTTCGGCCGCCTGCGCGCCGTCGCCCGTGACCACGGCGTCGAGCGCGCGGAGGCTGTCCTGCTCGACCTCGGCGTGTCGTCGTATCAGCTCGAAGAATCGCGACGCGGCTTCTCGTTTCAGGGCGACGAGCCTCTGGACATGCGCCTGGACCCGGCGGGCGGCGAGACGGCGGAGAGGCTGCTCAATCGCCTGCCGGAAGCGGAGCTGGCGCGCATCCTCGCCGAGTGCGGCGACGAGCCCCACGCGCGCCGGATCGCCCGCGCGATCGTGCGCCGCCGGCCGCTGCGAACCACGGGCGACCTGGTCGCGGCCGTGCGCAGCGCCGTGCCGCGCCGGGCGTGGCCGCGTCGCCTGCACGTCGCCACGCGGACGTTCCAAGCCGTGCGGATGGCCGTCAACGACGAACCCGGGGCGCTGCGCCAGGCGCTGCCCGGCGCGGCCGACCTGTTATCGCCCGGAGGGCGCCTGGCCGTCATCTCCTTTCACTCGGGCGAAGATCGCATCGTGAAGCTGACGTTCCGTTCGCTCACGGCTGACGGCGCCTACGCCGTCGTGGAGCCGTCGCCCCTCGTGCCCGGGGACGACGAGGTGCGGGCCAATCCCCGCGCCCGGAGCGCGAAGCTGCGCGTGCTGGAGCGGGTGCCGTGACACAGCCACAGCGACTCCATCGTGAACGCGATCCCCGCGTGCGCCGGGCCCTGATCCTGGCACTCGCGGCCGCCGTCCTCTTCATGGTCAGCGGCCTGGTGCTCGTCGGCCTGCGGGTGCAGCAGGTGCATCTCGGCTACCAGCTCGATGCGCTGCACGCCGAGCGCGCCCGCCTCGCGGGCCTGATGCGCCAGCTGGAGATCGAGGTGGCGACCCTCCGGTCGCCGGGCCGGGTCGAAACGCGGGCGCGCCAGCTCGGTCTGACGACCCCCGGACGGCAGCAGGTGCGCCTGGCGCGCGAGTTCATGGCCGGCCCCGCCGGCCTGGCCGCCGCGGAACGGAACCGGGTGGCGTCGCTCGGCGCTCCCCCGCGGTCTGACACGGTCGGGAGGGCTCCGCTACTACAGTGAGCGTCCAGGGTTTGCGCCCGCGCGTCCTCATTCTGGCGGCCATCCTCGCCGTCGCGTTTGCAGGCGTCACGGCGCGTCTGGGCCAGCTCCAGATCCTGCGCCACGCGGAGCTGTCGGCGATGGCCGAGCGCCAGTACTCCCGCACCGTGGTGCTCCACGCCCAGCGCGGACCGATCGTCGACCGCCAGGGGGCGATCCTGGCCGCCTCCAGTCCGGCCGAATCGCTCTTCGCCCAGCCCCGCGGCGTGGGCGATCCCGTGCGCGTGGCCGCCCGGCTGGCGCCCATCGTGAGGATGTCCCAGGCCGAGCTGCACGCGGCCCTCGTCAGCCCGCGTCCGTTCGTGTGGCTCAGGCGGCGGTTGCCGCCGGCGGTGGCCGAGCAGGTCCGCGCGCTGCGGGAGCCCGGGCTGGGGCTCGTGGCCGAGCCGCTCCGGCTCTATCCCAACCGTGAGCTCGCCGCCCACGTCCTCGGCTTCGAGGGCGTCGACGGAGGGCTGGAGGGCATCGAGCGGGCGTGGAACGACACCCTGCAGGGCGCGCCCGGCAAGGCCGTGGTGGGCCGCGACGCGCTCGGCCGCGACGTCGTCACCCAGCACGTGCTCCAGCCGCCCCTGCCCGGCCACGGCGTCATGCTGACGCTCGACGCCAACGTCCAGTACGTAGCCGAGCGTGAGATCGACGCCCTCTATCGGCGGACGGGCGCCAAGACCGCGATGGCGGTGGTTCTGGAGCCGCGCACCGGGGACGTCCTGGCCATCGCGATCCGCCCGACGTTCAACCCGAACACCTTCCTCGACGTTCCCTTGCGTGACGCCTGGCGCAATCGCGCCATCACCGACCCCTTCGAGCCGGGCTCCACCCTCAAGGTGATCCTGGCGGCGGCGGCGCTCGAGGAAGGGGTCGTCCGTCCCCACGACCGCGTCTTCGGTGAAAACGGCGCGATCACGATCGCCCGGACGACGATCCACGACTGGAAGAAGTACGGGTGGCTCACCTTCGCCGAGGTGCTGCAGCACTCCTCGAACGTCGGCTCGATCAAGGTCGGGCTGGCGCTCGGTGGCGCCCGCTACCACCGCTACCTGAGCGCCTTCGGCTTCGGCGCGCCCACCGGCGTGGGCCTGCCGGGCGAGAGCCGCGGAATGCTGCGCGATCCCCAGCGCTGGTCGGCCCTGTCGCTGCCCACCATGTCGATCGGCCAGGAGGTGTCCGTCACCGCGCTCCAGATGGTGGCGGCGTTCGGCGCCATTGCCAACGGCGGCACGCTCATGCAGCCGCATCTGGTGCGGGCGGTCTTCGACGCCGACGGCCGCGAGGCGCGCCGCTTCGAACCGGTGGCCGTCCGCCAGGTGATCTCCTCGGAGACGTCGCGCACGCTCACGCGGCTGCTGGTCGGCGTCGTCGACGCGGGCACCGGCCGCAACGCCGCCATCACCGGCTATCAGGTCGCCGGCAAGACCGGCACCGCCCAGAAGCTCGACCCCGCCACCGGGCGCTACTCGCGGGCGCCGGGCGTGCTGTCGTTCGTCGGCTTCGCCCCCGCCGACGAGCCGCGCTTCGTCATGCTCGTCATGCTCGACGAGCCCAGGAACGAGCAGTGGGGGAGCGAGGCGGCCGCGCCGGTCTTCGCAGCGATCGGGCGCGAGGTGCTGCGCTACCTCCAGGTGCCGCCGCGCGACGCGCGGCCCGTGCAGATCGTCACCGGGCCGGGCGTCGAGCCGCCGATGAGCGCGCGAGTGCGGCTGGTCAGCCTGGCCGCCGACGCGCCGTCCGCCGAGGGGCGGCCGCTCATGCCCGAGCTGCGCGGCAAGGCGCTCCGCCCGGCCCTCGCGACCCTCGCCCCGCTCCGGCTGCGCGTGGACGTGGCCGGGAACGGGCTCGTCGTCCGCCAGGTGCCCGCAGCGGGGACGGCGCTCGAGCCCGGCGCCTCGGCCCGGCTGGTGCTGGCGTCCCGATCGCGAGGCAGCCAGTGACATGGGACGCGCCATGCCCGTGAGCGAGCTCCTCGCGGCGCTGCCCGAGAAGACGGTGGTTGGCCGCCCGCCCACCGGGGTCAGCGGCATCGCCGATGATTCCCGGAAGGTCGAGCCCGGCCACTGCTTCGTCGCGGTGCCCGGGTTGCGACAGGACGCCCGGCGCTTCATCCCCGAGGCGGTGCAGCGGGGCGCGACGCTCGTCATCACCGAGGGGGCGGGGCTGCCGGACATCCCAGTGGCCCAGGTGCTGGTGCCCTCGGCGCGCGCGGCGCTGGGGCGCGCGGCCGACGCCTACTACGGGCATCCCTCGCGGCGGCTCACGGTTGTGGGGATCACGGGAACAAACGGCAAGACGACGACGTCCTATCTCGTGGAGGCGCTTTTGCAAACCCGTGGGTTGAGGACCGGTGTCATCGGTACGATCCAGTACCGGATCGGCGACCGGACTCTGCCCGCCGGCCAGACCACTCCCGACGCCTTGGCGCTTCAGTCAATGCTGGCGAGCATGTACGCGGAGGGCGTTCGCGGCGTCGCGATGGAAGTGTCCTCGCACGCGCTGGCGCTCGCGCGCGTCGACGAGCTGACGTTCGACGTCGCCGTGTTCACGAACTTGACGCAGGACCATCTGGACTTTCACGGCACGCTCGACGACTACCGGCGCGCCAAGCGCCGCCTCTTCGAGCTGCTGGAGGGCTCGCCCAAGGCCGGGCGGACGGCCGTCGTCAACTCCGACGACCCGTCGGCGGCCGAGATGACTCGCGGGCTGACGGTGCCGGTGCTGACGTTCGGGCTCGGCCCGGGTGCCGCCATCCGCGTCGGGGAGTGGGCGTCGACGCTCGAGGGCGTGCGGCTCGTAGCCGCCACGCCGCGCGGTCCGGTGGAGCTCCGCTCGCCGCTGATCGGCGAGCACAACGTGATGAACCTCCTGGGCGCGGTCGCGACCGGCATCGCGCTGGGGCTGACGCCGGCCACGATCGCGCAGGCGCTCGGTCGGGTGGGCACCGTCCCCGGACGCTTCGAGCAGATCCGGGCGGGCCAGCCCTTCCTCGTCGTCGTCGACTACGCGCACACGCCCGACGCGCTGGCGCGCGTCCTGACCACCGCCCGGAAGCTCACGAGCGGCCGCCTGGGGGTCGTTTTCGGCTGCGGCGGTGATCGCGACCGCGGCAAGCGGCCGATCATGGGCGGGATCGCCGCGCAGCTCGGCGACCGGATCTGGGTGACCTCCGACAACCCGCGCTCGGAGTCGCCGGAGGCCATCATCGACGAGATTGTCGCGGGTATCCGGCGGGCGGGCCTGGACGAGCGCCGTTACACGCGGCAGGCGCACCGCCGCGCCGCGATCGCGGAGGCGCTCGGGTGGGCCCAGGCCGGCGACACCGTGGTGATCGCCGGCAAGGGACACGAGACCTACCAGATCGTCGGGTCCGCCGTCCTGCCCTTTGACGATCGCGACGTGGCGCGGCACATCCTGGCGGAGCGGACGGCCTGAGGAGAGCGATGCCTGTCATCACCGTGCAGGAGATCGTTCGGGCGACCCAGGGCGCGCTGGTGGTGGGCGACCTCGCCATCTTCGCCAACGGCATCTCCATCGACTCCCGCACGCTCGGCGTCGGGGAGGCGTTCTTCGCCATCCGTGGCCATCGTCTGGACGGGCACGCCTTCGTCGCCGAGGCGGCCAGCCGCGGGGCCTCCTGCCTGGTCGTCCACCACGTGCCGGACCCGATTCCGTCCGGCGTCCCCCTGGTCCTGGTCGAGGAGACGACGAAGGCGCTGGGGCGCCTGGCGGCGGCGCATCGCGCCAAGTTCGACGTTCCCGTCGTCGCCGTCACCGGCTCGAACGGCAAGACGACGACGAAGGAGATGCTCGCGGCCGTGCTCGGCCAGCGCTGGCGGGTTCTCAGATCCGAGTCGAGCTTCAACAATCAGTGGGGGCTGCCCCTGACGCTGCTCCGGCTGGCGTCCGAGCACGAGGCGCTGGTGGTGGAGATCGGAACGAACCAGCGGGGCGAGATCGCCTATCTCAGCGGGCTGACCGCGCCCACCGTCGGCGTCGTCACCACCGTGGCCAGCGTCCATACCGAGTTCCTGGGGTCGCTGGCCGGCGTGCGCGAGGAGAAGGCGGCGCTGGTGCGGGTGCTGGGCGCCGCCGGCTGGGCCGTCCTGAACGCCGACGACGCCCGCGTGATGAGCATGGCGCGCGAGACCGCTGCCCACGTCCTCACCTACGGCCGCGCCGCCACCGCGGCGGTCCGCGCCGTCGGCGACGTGGCGGAAGACCCGCGCGGGCTCACGTTCACGCTGGAGGCGGGGGGCGCGCGCCAGGCCGTGATCCTGGGCTTCATCGGCCGTCACAACCTGACGAACGCCCTGGCCGCGGCGGCCGCCGGGGTGGCCCTGGGATTCTCGCTGCCCGAGATCGCCCGCGGGCTCGAGAGCGCCCGGCCCGTCAAGGGCCGCTGCATCTGGCAGCGGGTCGGCGACGTGAGGATCCTGGACGACACCTACAACGCCAACCCGACCTCCGTGAAGGCGGCGCTGGACACGGCGGTGGCCCATCGTGGATCGAGCCGTCTCGTCGTCGTGCTCGGTGACATGCTGGAGCTGGGCGACGTGACGGACGAGGCCCATCGCAACGTGGGGCGGCAGGTGGTGGCCGCCGGGGCGACGGAATTCATCGGCATGGGCGCCCACAGCCGCCTGGCCGTCGAGGCGGCCCGCGAGAGCGGGCTCGGCGAGGCGCATCACGCGATGACGTTCGAGGATACCGTCGCCCACCTGCTCAAGCGCGTGGCGCCGGGCGATCTCGTCCTCGTCAAGGGCTCGCGCGGGATGCGCATGGAGCGGGTGGCCGACGCACTCGCCGCGCGACTGGCCAGGCCCGAAGGGAAATGAGCGTGACGAATGCTATACCACTTGCTCGTCCCGCTGGCGAAGGACCACATCGTCTTCAACGTCTTCCGGTACCTGACGTTCCGGTCGCTGATGGCGCTCATCTGCGCGCTGATCATCTCGCTGGTGATCGGGCCCTGGATCATCCGGCACCTCCGGGAGATGCAGCGCGAGGCCGACACGATCCGCGAAGACACGCCGGACAGCCATCG containing:
- the rsmH gene encoding 16S rRNA (cytosine(1402)-N(4))-methyltransferase RsmH, with product MAVHIPVLTDEVAFLLRPRREGWVIDGTVGMGGHAEALLATSTGGVRLLGLDVDPEALVRAAARLQRFGDRVRLTRANFGRLRAVARDHGVERAEAVLLDLGVSSYQLEESRRGFSFQGDEPLDMRLDPAGGETAERLLNRLPEAELARILAECGDEPHARRIARAIVRRRPLRTTGDLVAAVRSAVPRRAWPRRLHVATRTFQAVRMAVNDEPGALRQALPGAADLLSPGGRLAVISFHSGEDRIVKLTFRSLTADGAYAVVEPSPLVPGDDEVRANPRARSAKLRVLERVP
- a CDS encoding cell division protein FtsL translates to MRRALILALAAAVLFMVSGLVLVGLRVQQVHLGYQLDALHAERARLAGLMRQLEIEVATLRSPGRVETRARQLGLTTPGRQQVRLAREFMAGPAGLAAAERNRVASLGAPPRSDTVGRAPLLQ
- a CDS encoding penicillin-binding transpeptidase domain-containing protein, encoding MSVQGLRPRVLILAAILAVAFAGVTARLGQLQILRHAELSAMAERQYSRTVVLHAQRGPIVDRQGAILAASSPAESLFAQPRGVGDPVRVAARLAPIVRMSQAELHAALVSPRPFVWLRRRLPPAVAEQVRALREPGLGLVAEPLRLYPNRELAAHVLGFEGVDGGLEGIERAWNDTLQGAPGKAVVGRDALGRDVVTQHVLQPPLPGHGVMLTLDANVQYVAEREIDALYRRTGAKTAMAVVLEPRTGDVLAIAIRPTFNPNTFLDVPLRDAWRNRAITDPFEPGSTLKVILAAAALEEGVVRPHDRVFGENGAITIARTTIHDWKKYGWLTFAEVLQHSSNVGSIKVGLALGGARYHRYLSAFGFGAPTGVGLPGESRGMLRDPQRWSALSLPTMSIGQEVSVTALQMVAAFGAIANGGTLMQPHLVRAVFDADGREARRFEPVAVRQVISSETSRTLTRLLVGVVDAGTGRNAAITGYQVAGKTGTAQKLDPATGRYSRAPGVLSFVGFAPADEPRFVMLVMLDEPRNEQWGSEAAAPVFAAIGREVLRYLQVPPRDARPVQIVTGPGVEPPMSARVRLVSLAADAPSAEGRPLMPELRGKALRPALATLAPLRLRVDVAGNGLVVRQVPAAGTALEPGASARLVLASRSRGSQ
- a CDS encoding UDP-N-acetylmuramoyl-L-alanyl-D-glutamate--2,6-diaminopimelate ligase; this encodes MPVSELLAALPEKTVVGRPPTGVSGIADDSRKVEPGHCFVAVPGLRQDARRFIPEAVQRGATLVITEGAGLPDIPVAQVLVPSARAALGRAADAYYGHPSRRLTVVGITGTNGKTTTSYLVEALLQTRGLRTGVIGTIQYRIGDRTLPAGQTTPDALALQSMLASMYAEGVRGVAMEVSSHALALARVDELTFDVAVFTNLTQDHLDFHGTLDDYRRAKRRLFELLEGSPKAGRTAVVNSDDPSAAEMTRGLTVPVLTFGLGPGAAIRVGEWASTLEGVRLVAATPRGPVELRSPLIGEHNVMNLLGAVATGIALGLTPATIAQALGRVGTVPGRFEQIRAGQPFLVVVDYAHTPDALARVLTTARKLTSGRLGVVFGCGGDRDRGKRPIMGGIAAQLGDRIWVTSDNPRSESPEAIIDEIVAGIRRAGLDERRYTRQAHRRAAIAEALGWAQAGDTVVIAGKGHETYQIVGSAVLPFDDRDVARHILAERTA
- the murF gene encoding UDP-N-acetylmuramoyl-tripeptide--D-alanyl-D-alanine ligase → MPVITVQEIVRATQGALVVGDLAIFANGISIDSRTLGVGEAFFAIRGHRLDGHAFVAEAASRGASCLVVHHVPDPIPSGVPLVLVEETTKALGRLAAAHRAKFDVPVVAVTGSNGKTTTKEMLAAVLGQRWRVLRSESSFNNQWGLPLTLLRLASEHEALVVEIGTNQRGEIAYLSGLTAPTVGVVTTVASVHTEFLGSLAGVREEKAALVRVLGAAGWAVLNADDARVMSMARETAAHVLTYGRAATAAVRAVGDVAEDPRGLTFTLEAGGARQAVILGFIGRHNLTNALAAAAAGVALGFSLPEIARGLESARPVKGRCIWQRVGDVRILDDTYNANPTSVKAALDTAVAHRGSSRLVVVLGDMLELGDVTDEAHRNVGRQVVAAGATEFIGMGAHSRLAVEAARESGLGEAHHAMTFEDTVAHLLKRVAPGDLVLVKGSRGMRMERVADALAARLARPEGK